The Candidatus Binatia bacterium genomic sequence TCGGGCGCACGTCCACGAGGGCGCTACCGCCAATCCGTATGCCGGCTACATGTTCAATGACTATCTCGGGCTGCAGGGCCAGATCCACACCACCTTCCAGGTCCCGGACAACGACCACCGCGGCTTCGCGCATGAGAACCGCACCACCACGCTGTTGGGGGGCACCATCGGGCCGCGGCTGTCCTTGCCGCTGGGCGAGTTCGTGGAGCTGTACGGCACCGGTCAGGGTGGTGTCTTCACCGGTCTGAGCGGACGCCTCAATCACACGGCACCGGGCTTCTCAGTCGGTGGCGGCATCGACTTCAATCTGACGCCCCAGGTCGCGCTGGGCCTCTTCGGTCGCTGGAACCGCGCCTACATGTCCCCGCGTCCGACATTCCTGGTCGGGCAGGTCGCCGATGAACAAGGTCCGGCAGACGCGCGCTGGGCGACGTTCGGAGTCGGCTTGAAATACGCCTTCAACGGGCCAGCGGTAGCGCCGGTACCAGCGCCCCCACCTGCGCCAGTCGCGCAGGCGCCCGCGCCGCCACCACGGCCGGCAAAGAAGAAAATCGTCCTGCGCAGCGTCCACTTCGATTTCGATAAGTCGGCCATCCGGCCCGATGCCGTCCCGGTCTTGAATGAGGCGGCTGAGACACTCAAAGCCGAAGGCGGCATCGCAGTGATTGTCGAAGGCCACACGGACAGCGTCGGGACCGACGCCTACAATCAGAAGTTGTCGCACCGCCGCGCCGGTGCGGTGCGGCAATATTTGGTGAAACACGGGATTCCAGCCAACCGCATTACTACCGAAGGGTTCGGCGAATCACGCCCGGTGGCGTCCAACGACACTGAAGACGGACGAGCCCAGAACAGACGTGTGGAATTGCGCGTCGAGTGACCGCACTGCTTCACACACACCCCGGCGGCATTCACCGAAATTCCCTCCGGTGCCGCCGGGGCAGCCCCCAACTGAAGGAGAATTGCCATGAGACTATTCAATCGGTTCGCTACCTTCTCGGTCGCCGTCCTGCTCGTTTCTCTCCTGGGATGCGCCGCGACGGCAAAGCATGAGGGAACCGGGGAGTATGTTGACGACTCTGTCATTACTACCAAAGTGAAGGCGGTGGTCTTTAACGAACCTTCGCTGAAATCGAGCGAGATCAACGTCGAAACCTTCAAAGGCACGGTGCAGTTAAGCGGTTTCGTCAGTTCTCAGGCCGACATCAACAAGGCGGTCGAAGTTGCACGCAGCGTCAAGGGTGTGAAATCCGTCAAGAATGATATGCGGGTGAAGGGGCAACAGTGAATCGACTCGTTGCCAGCGCGCAGCCGGCTCGGTGAGCACTGGTAGCGGACGCCGATGGCGCCGTGACTGCATGGCACCATCGGCGTCCCACTTGAAGGCGCGACGCGCGGGAGCGAGCTCGGGTCGCGCCGTTTCTCCTGCGCAGTTCGCTTGACTGGTACGGTTCTACTTATAGAAAGCTGCCAAACGAGCGCATGCAGATGGGAGGGCTGTCGCGAATTTTCGCCTTCATCATCGCGCGGCGGTGGTACGTCCTGGCCTGCTATGCGCTGCTGTTGCTCCCCAGCGCGTATTTCGCCGCGCAGGTCCGCCAAGACAATTCCCTCGATCGGCTCATCACCGCGAGCGACCCGGACTACATCGCCACCCGCGACTTCGAGAAAGTGTTCGGCGCGGGTGAGTTTGCGCTCCTCTTGGTGGAGGCCGATGATCCGCTATCTCCGGCAGTGATCGAGCGGATCGATGGCATCGAGCGCGCGCTGCGCACGGTCCCGCATGTCACCGCCAACTCCGCCCTCTCGGTGTTCCGGCGTGCCAAGGCCGGGTTCGAGCCCAGGGCCGCCCAGGTGGAAGCATTCCGGCAGTTCGCGACGGGCACCGACATCTTTCGCAAGCAGGGGTTGGTGGGCGACCACTCGCTGGCCATCGGGCTCATGCTCGACGTGCATGGCAGCGAGGAGCGCGAGCACACGCTCGCGGCCATCGACCGGGCGATCGACCAATCCACGCCGAGCCCCGCCTCGCTGCAGACCCTGCACAAGCTGGGTCAACCGTACGTCAACGTCTACCTCGACGACACCCTGCGCTCGGCCTGGCGGTATCTCGTGCTGTTCGGCGGGTTCGTCGTCGTCTTCAACCTCGTGCTGTACCGCTCGCTGCGCACGCTCGCGGCGTTCCTGATCACCCTCGGGGTCTGCTTGGCGGCGGCGGTGGGCTACATCGGGGCGACCGGCGGCACGCTGACGATCGTCTCACCCATGGTGCCGATGACGATTCTGGTGACGGCGACGGCGACCTTGGTGTACATCCATTCGCGCTTCGTGGAGCGGCCAGCCGGCTGGTCAGTCGACGCGCATCAAGTGTTCGCCTTGACCAACAAGTTCGTCGCGTGCACCGCATCGATCTTCGCGACGGCGGCGGGCTTCGCGGCGTTGATGGTGTCCAACATCCGGCCCATTCACGAGATGGGGCTCTGGGTCGCCGTCGGACTAGTCTTCACCTGGGTCATCGTGTTCACCCTCTTTCCGGCGTTGCAGAAGCTGCTGCAGACACCCACCGAGCAGGAGCGGGGTATGGCCGGTGCATGGCTCATTGGCTTCGCCACGTGGTTGCCGCGCTTCACCTACCGCTGGCGCTGGCTCCTCGTCGTCACGTCGCTGGTGCTGACCGCGCTCGGTGCGGTCGCCCTGTTCGGCGCACCCGGTCTCGTCGGGCGGGTGCCGGTGCTCACCGATCCGGTCGAGTATATGGATCATGCCTCGCCGCTGTACCAGGACATCAGGCGTCTGCAGCCGATCATCCCCGGCCTCTCGATCACGCAGGTGTGGCTCAAGGGCCCTCTCGGCAGTGTCTCCGAGCCGGCCGTGCTGACGGGCCTCCACAGTTTTCAGCAAGGGCTCGAGAGCGACCCGGATGTGGGTGCGGCCATCGACCTCACGACGATCTTGCGCATGTTCCGCTACATCGCGGGCGCGGGCGACCGCTGGCCCGACGACCCCGAGGTGGTCGGGCAGTTGGCCGGCGACCTCGAAGGCCTGATGGCGACCGAGCCGATGCTGCAAAGTTTCGTGCAGCCACACGCGCTGGCGCAGACACAAGTGACGGTGATCACGCGCACCGCAGAGTACGAGGGGTTCGAGCGGCTCGACGCCTCCATTCGCCGCCATTGGCAGGACGCGGTGACGGCCCATCCAGCGCTGCGCGAGTTCGAGCTGAAGACGGTCGGGTTGAACCCGCTCCACGCGAAGATGGCGCAGAACCTGGTGCCCACGCTGGTCGAGAGCTTTGCGCTGACGGTGGGCGTCATCTTCGCGGCGTTTCTGCTCGTCTTCCGCAACGGCACGGCGCGGCTGATGGCCATGATTCCGTCGATCTTCGCGATCCTTGTGATGTTCCTGGTCATGCGCCTGCTTGGCATGCGGCTCAACATCGCGACGATCCTGATCGCCTCGACGGTGCTCGGCACGTCCGAGAACGATCAGATCCATTTCTTCTATCACTTCCTCGAGAAGCGGCAGGACGGCACGGTCGAGGAGTCGCTGCGGCACACGTTGCGCATTGCCGGGCGGGCGATCGTCTTCGCGACGCTCATCAACGCCGGTGGCTTTCTCGCCTTTGGGCTCAGCGACCTGCCGCCGATACGGCAGTTCGGGATCCTCGCGGCGCTCGCCTTTGTGCTCTCGATGCTGGCGGATTTCACGGCACTCCCAGCCGCGCTGTGGATCCTGTTCCGCGCCCGGCCGGACGCGGACCGCCAGGCTCCGTAGAGGGCCGTCGCGAAGCCCGCGCCATTGCACGCTGGGGCACGACCGGTCACGGCGGAGCGATCGTTGTCGGCGCGCACGGTGGCAACCCGGCTTCGTCAATGAGCTGCTGGAGGAGTGTCTGGTCATCAAGGCGGAGGGCCGCCTTGTCGGCAAGACAGCGGCAGAGGTGGGGGCCGGCGGGAGTTGGGTCACCCAGGGCAATGTAGGCCTCCGCTAGACGCAGGTGATTCTCGAGCCCCTCCGGGTGTGTCTGCACCAAGCCCTCGAGCAGTTGGAGGCCGACCTCGGAGTCGCCATGCTGGAGCAACACGGCGGGGGCCATGACATACAAGGTGCCGAGCAGCCGCGTTGCCGCCCCGCCGCGAAACTCTGGATCGAGATCCCGGCTCCGCCGGACGCCGCGCTCGATCTCCGGGACAAGATGCGCGGCCAGGAGACCCTTCTGTTGCACCAGTCGGCCCGTTACCGCGGCCCGCGCGAACAGAGATGGGGCGGTATCCTCCTCGTGCACCCGCACGACGTCGTAGGCGTATTGACGATCGGCGGGTGTATCCTGGCCAGCGGCGATCAAGGCTTCGAGCCCGTCCGATAGTGCGAGCGCGTCTTGCCGATCGCCCGCCGCGCTGAGCTCGGGATGGACGGCGCCCTTCCGCGTGGCACACGCCGAGCTGAGGCAAAGGCACGCGACAGCCAGCAGCGCCGGCCAGCCATCGATGAAACGACCCGTACGCATATCAGGGGACCGCTATTTCCCGTATGCGGCGACGACCGCTGCGTAGTCAGTGGCGCTGGCGGCTTTGAGCGACACAATGCCCACCTCAGCGCAGGCGCTCTGTCCCTCCTTGTCGCACAGGTTGGCAAGATGCTCCTGGAAGCGCTGTCGCTCGGCTGCCAGCGCCGTCGGGAACGCAGTCACGACCATCGGCGGCAACTCCGCGCTCTGCCACACGGTGCGCAGCCCGGCGGCCCCTTCGAGATGCGGCAGCTCCGCGAGCTGCGCGTCGTCGACCAGCGCGCAGGCTGCCTCGCCGTTGATCACCTTCTTGATCGTCTGCAACGGACGCTGGGTCTGGACGACGGTGAAGTCGGCCAACGTGAATCTCCCCCCCGCCACGACGCGCTCGATGAAGCGCGTGTCATCCATGTGGTCGCTCACCACGGTCTTCCCTTTACAGCCGGCGAGATCCGCCGCGCCCTTGCTGATCAGATAGTACTGCCGGCCCCCGGCCAGCGACACCGCCACTTGTCCGATCACCTCGAGCTTGTACTTCGCCCGCAGGGCCAGAAAGGCCGGCAGCGAGAAGATGCCGTAGTGCGGCTGGTGCGCCTGGATGAATGCCTCGGCGGCACTGCGGTTGTTGTAGTACTGTCCCTTGGCATCGGCCCAACCATTCTGTTCAGCCGCAATGGCGACGAAGCGGTCGAGGTAGGGCTGCACCATGGTTGGGCTGCCGACCCCATGCTCTTTGACCACGAGGATCCACACCCCCGCCGTGTCAGCCTGCGCTGAGACGGTCGGCGACTCCAGCAGCAAAAGGAAAGCGGCTGCCACGAGCACAAACGGGCCGACAGCTGTGCGCACCATGGACCTCCCGTCGTACGGGCGTACATCGCCTGACCTACGAAATCGCTGTTTGCTCACTGCCACCCGAGACACCTCGTCACTTGCACTTACTAGCAAAATTTCCGCTCTAGGGAATAGCCCTTCCGCCCGCGGGGCGAGAGCGATTTCTGCTGGTCAGGGGTCTGGGAGCGGTACGATCATATCGCGACCCTTCCTTGCGTTCCTTCTCCAAGCGCCTTCTCGATCGCCCGGTCGCCACCGCCCCGCTTGTCCCGCAACAAGGATCAACGCTGTACTCGTGCAGCCCGCCGGCGGCAAGAGCGACACGCGTAGAACCACGCGCGTAATACTCCGAGCTTACGGCGTCGCCGCGCCTTTTGTATAAGGATGGATATGGCGGTCACAACGAACCTTGCCCGGGTGGTGCACGGCGACGCCCGCCGAGCCAACTCACAGACTGTAAAAGGGGGAGTAAGATGAAGACAACAAAAGCCATTTTGATGATCTTAATGGCTCTGTCGCTCGGAGCCTTCGGTGCAATCGCTACAGCCGCAGAGCACAAAGGCCATTCAACCATGTCAATGGAGATGGCCCATGAGCCACACCATGTCCTGGCGATGGCCTACCACCGCAACCTGACTACCTTCGCCAAGGCCCTGCACGAGCAAACTGTGGGAGCCAGCTCCGTCGACCTCGAATTCGCCCGCGCTGCGGTGGCGGAGATGCGGCGCAGTTTCGACCAGATGAAACAGCATCATCAGGCATGCATGCAGACGATGAGCGTGGAGATGCAGGCCAAGATGAAGGGCAAGATGCAGCAGATGGAACCGCATCAGAACCAACTGAACGACCAGCTTACGGCGCTGGAGCAGGAAGTCCAGTCGGCCACGCCCGACCCGAAGAAAGTCTCCACCTTAGCGTCCAACGTCCTCACACACCTCGATGCGATGTCCAAAATGCACCAGGGCAGTCGGGGCAAGAAGATGAAAATGAAGATGTAGATCGACACCTCTGCCGGGGCTGCCGGTGGCGTGTCAATAGAAACGAGATACTCGTGTCAATCGAGAAATCGCACCAACCCGAGGCGCTTTCACGTGGAAGCATCCCTTCTCGACCACAGAGCACCCTTCGCTCTGCGGTGAGTTGTCGTCAGATCCAGCGGCTCGGAGCGCGTAAAAGCGGCCGAAGGTGCGGGGCCGCACCTCCATCGGTGCAAACGATTTTCAGCGGCGAGAAAGCCGGGAGACCGAATGGTGCCGGGGCACGTTGCGCATGAGGAAGCCTAATTCGGGCACAGCCGTTGCTTGCAAGATCGGCAGGAGTTGTTCGCAAGACCTGCAGGATAAGGAGGCTCGACCATGGCCAGTGGCAAGTCGGATAAACTGAAGGGACGCGTGAAGGAAGCTGCGGGGGCACTGAGCGGCAATGCGAAGCTGAAGCGGAAGGGTCTGGCCGACCAGGCTGTCGGGAACATCAAGCAGATGGTGGAGGACGTTATTGAGATGGTGGGAAACTTTTGTGATTGGGTCAAAGGTTTGTTCGCATGAGGGTGAGGCTCGGCTGAGTTGAAAACTGGAACAGCGGCCCACCGAAGCGGCGGTGGGATGCGGTGCATCGAGGCCGCAGTCGTGGCGCGGTCGACGCTGGGCGTCTGCTCGGCGCAGGACGATCCGCGCGTCACGGACTAACCTGGCAGAGTGGAGCGCGATCGAGCGAGGTGAATCATGGCACTTGCAGAAGCACACCCAACCCAGGGGGACATTGCTGGCTGGCACAGCCCCGCCGGCGAACCGTCCGTATCGTCATCGCTCGAGCATTTGGTGGCCGGTAGTCAAGGCGTGATCACCAAGCGGATCGATTTGGCGCTGCTCGAGGGGCAAGATCTGCTCTCACACACTCTCCAACGCGCTGCATTGGTCGCCTTTGGCATGGTCTTGGCGGCTGGAGCGTGGTTCGCGGTGGCGGCATGCCTGGTCCTGTTGGTTACCCCAAACGCCAACCCGGTCCTTCGTTTGGCCGTCTTCGGGTTGCTCAACGCAGGAGGTGCGTTTGGGCTCGTCGCGCTTGCCATGCGCGGTCGGCCACAGACACCGGCACGCGCGAACGGCAATGTGTCCAGCACAACCGAGGGACCGTAACGGCAAGATCGCATTGCATTCGCCCGAAGGAAAGCACTGGCCGTGGACAAGACCGACTTCGCCGAACAGCGTGAGGACCTCCTGCAAGGGATCGAGCGGGACCAGGAAGAGGTGCGCGTCGCCGTGCACGAGCTCACGGGTGCGGCCGGGTCCACACTCGACGTGAGCGAGCACATCAAGAAGTTCCCGCTGACGTGGGCGATTGGCGCATTTCTCGTCGGCGTGTGGCTGGGTAGTCTCGGCGCTCCGGCCCACGTGGCCGGACAAAGGAGAGCATGATGATCACAGATCAGATCGTGGAGGAGCCGCCGTTGCCGCGGCGCGCGGAGCAGGGGCAACCAAACATCGCTGCAGTCCGCTCCAGGGTGACGGACCTTGAGGAAGACGCCCGCACCTTGATCAGACAGCGGCCGGTCGTGGCGGTGCTGGCGGCTGTCGGCGTCGGCTATCTGGTCGCCCGCCTCGTCTCTCGCGCAATGAGGTAAGCGCCATGAGTGATGCGAAGCATTCGAACGGACCAAACGGCGCGCCGAGCGGAACAGAACGCCAGGGGCAGGGCTCACTCGGTGACCACGGTCGACAAATCCACCACGACGTGCACGCGCTTGCCGCTGCCGTGCAGGACGCGGCCGATGACTTGGAACGCTACGTCACAGAGCAGGTGCACCGGCGACCGTACAGCACCTTGGGAGTGGCGGCCGGGGTGGGTTTCGTTCTGGGCGGGGGTCTCCGTTCACGGTTGACCGCCGTGTTGCTCGGCGCCGCGACGAGATTGGCTATGGCTCTGGCCGCACGCGAGCTTGCTGCCCGGTTGTTGCCGGGCGCTTCCGCGTCCGTTCAGAACAAAAGCTCCTGAGAACGTGTGGGAGCAGGAAAGGAGCGATCATGAAGATTGAGGACATTTTGCGGGCACTGCCGTCGAAAGAAGACATCGCCAGCGCGGTCGGTCTCGAGGCGCGGAGCTCCCCGACCGGGGACATGCTCACGGCCTTCGCCATCTTCGGCACCGGCATGATCCTGGGCGCCGGGTTGGCGCTGTTGTTCGCGCCTAAAGCCGGTCAGGAGATCCGCCACGACATTGCCGAGAAGGTCGGCGAGATTGGCGAACATCTGCGCGCGCAGGCACCACAGCCCGCCGCGCCAGCCAAGCCACCCAGCGCCTGAACCGGCACAAAGGAGACCACTATGTCACTGCTAGTTCTGATTGTCTTGCTGCTCCTCGTCTTCGGTGGCTTGCCCAACTGGGGCTACCATAACTACGGGTACGGACCATCCGGGATCGGCGGCATTATCCTCATCATCGTGATCATCCTGTTGCTGACCGGGCGGCTGAACTTTTAGCGCCTCAGCCCTCTCCTTAGTCACAGCTCCGGCCGGCTGCGCTATGACACCAAGCCACCCGTAGAACCACGCGCGTAGTAGTCCGAGCTTACGACGTCGCTGCGTCCTCCTGTATAAGAAGAATGGTTGTGGCGGCTGCAGCGAGTCTTGTCTCGGTGGTTTCAGCAAGCCGTGCCTATCGGAACCGCCTAGTCGGATGGATGGAAAAGGAGAAACAAATGGTTGAAAGAATGGCTGCGCTCCTCGCCGTGAGCGCCCTCTTCATTGCCGGGTGTGACCTTCGTCCTCGGCCATTTTCATCGGCCTTTGGCAAGGACGGCTGCAGGTACAAGGACTCCACATATTCACACGGCTCAACGGCCTGCCAGTCGGGAACCCAGTATCGGTGTGACGACGGACAGTGGAAGGGGTGGGGAACCGCCTGCGCTGAGAATCCACCGGTGGCCGGCAAGGGCTGTGACCTCAATGGAAACTCGTATTCCGACGGTTCAGCCAGCTGCCAATCGGGCACCCAGTACCGGTGTGATGACGGCGCGTGGAGGAGCCTCGCAGTCGCGTGCACCGGTGGCAGCGACGGCGCGGCGCGCATGGCGCCAGAGGGGCGCACTTGTATGTACAACGGCGCAACCGTCGCCACGCAGTCCACGATCTGCAAGTCTGGCATCACCTTCCTTTGCGAGGACGGTGAGTGGCGCAACCTCGGTAGCGCCTGTCAGTAGGATGAGTGATACGAGAAACCGGCCGAGCGCTTGTGATTGGGAACATGTTGCGCGGGAGTCAAATTCTTGGGAGGGCACCGCATAGCGACCCAACGGGGAGCGGTCGCGCTGAAAGGACGCTGGGCGCAGCCCTCCTGGTACTTGCGGCGTTGGCGATCACCACGAGTTCCGCTCAGGCAGGCGTTCTCGCCGAGGAACGGGCGCCAGCATGGCTGGCGAGACTGGGCGGAGTCGTGGCCGCCGCGTTGGCGGAGCCGCAGAGTCACCGTGCCGACACCACTCCGGTAAGCTGTCCGTATCACTTCGGTGGCGACATGCCGGCAGCCACATTCTGTGTCTACCGGGGTGTTGCGTTCGGTGGCGGCGGCGAGGTGTGCGCGACCGACGTAGTGGTTATCTGGAGCAGTTTCGCCTCGCAAGCGGCGGTGAGTGTTGAGCGCGCGGAGAAGGCATCAGCTTCGAATAGAGAGGTCTATCTGGGATTCGTCGCTGACCCGGAACTGATCGTACGGGCGATCGTAGACCCTCGACAGGGCGACCGTGCCGAAATGGTAGGGTATACGCTTGGACGTGAGGAGGCTCCGCAGCTTCTCGCGGGACAGATGACACTGCGAGCGGTGCGCCTGGGGTCGGCGGATGTGCTCAGCATGGACTGGCGCGAACCGCGACGTTTCCACTCTGAAAGCTGCGCCTTTGCCTCGTACTGGGGAACGTTCCTTGGGATGATTCGACCTCCGAGCGAGACGACGACCTCCGTCGATCCCTTCATTGTGCTCCGCCCGTGACCCCGCGCGTAGAACCACGCGCGTAGTATTCCGAGCTTACGGCGATGCGATGCCTTCCTGTACAAGCAAGTATGGCGATGGACCCGGATCGGCATCTGACGGGAGTTCCAATTGACCTGCTCCAGCCGCACATGATTTTGCCGGCGCAGCACTTCAAACCTCCCAAAAGGCTCGCCCCAAAGCACCGGCTCATGACGGCTGTCCTCGACGGCGCCGTCCGGTGCGTTGAGAAGTATCGCTTCCCCACAGACGCTCGAGGCCGTCGGCTCTTCCACGCAGAACTCCGAGTGCACGAAAAAAGACGGCGGGCGCCTGTCGGCTAGCCGAGACAATGGAGTATCGATGAACGCAATTAGTATGCTCAAAAGTAACCACCGGAAAGTAGAAAAGCTCTTTCGTGAATTCGAGACAGCGGGTGATCGTGCCTTTCGCGAGCGCCAGGAGATTGCGCGTAAGGTGTGCACCGAGATCGAGATCCATAGCCAACTGGAGGAACAGCTCTTCTATCCCGCGGTCCAAATGACGGGCGACGCGAAGGGACAGGATCTCGTGCGTGCGGCGGTCAAGGAACACCACGTCGTGCAGACCATCATCGATAAGCTGAACGTCATGTCATCGGAGGCCGAGAACTACGGTGCGACCTTCAAGATGCTGGCTGAACACGTCGAACACCATATTCGGGAAGAAGAACGCGATATGCTACCGGGCGCCCGGGATCAGCTTGGCGAGGAAAGACTCGAGTACCTGGGTGGTCAGATGGCCAGGCGCAGGCGAGAACTCACTCCCGCACATCCCTATCTGCTGCGCGACACCCTGCGTCAGGCCAAGAGCTTCGTCACCATGGCATACGACGCACTGACGGGCGCCGAGTCCGCCAAGCCGCCCGCGCGGCGCAGTGCCAAGTCGGCGCCCAAACGCCGCATCCCGAGCCCGAAACAGGTAGTTCACGCGAAGACGAAGCGGCGCTCACAGAGCGGTCAGACCCCCCATGCACCGAAACCGGCCCGATTCGGAAACGGTCCGGCAACAGGCCGCAGTGCGCAGACCGTCCGTCGAGCCGTCGCCAAAGCGAAGGTCGTGGTCAAGAAGGGCGCAGCGAAGGCGAGCCCAAGGGGCGCAAACGTAGGTACGATCGTGGTCTGATCGGTGCTTGCCAAGACTGCTTGGCAACCGGTCGCGGTCCGACATCGCCATCCCACCACGCGAAGACGGGATGGCGAGATCGCAGCGATGGCCGTCGGATTGCATATCCGCTGCGCTCTCCCCCGGGGGCGCGTCCGCGCGAACCTCAAAGAATCGGTACAATCGTGGTGCAGAATGCGGCCGGGCACGGCCGATCTGGACTGACGTCCTGAGCACGATCGCTCCGTGGTTCGATGCCTACTACGAGTCAGGTTGTTCGGGTGTTGCGCCGTTCGGTGGTTAGCTTGCCGCCACAGATTCCTGGGTCGTGGCCGGGACTGAGACCTACCAACACAGCCAGGGCAGCACACATTGAAACAGTGAGGACATGACCATGAAGACTGATTCGGGGCGGAGCGTTTCCGTGTGGATGGCGACGGCGGAAGTGCCGGCGCAATTGCCGCTCACGATAAATGCGCGCGCGGACGTGTGCATCATCGGGGCGGGAATCGCCGGTATGACGACTGCCTACGTGCTGACGCGCGAAGGCAAGTCGGTGATCGTTTTAGACGATGGCCCCATCGCGGGAGGCGAGACGTGTCGCACGACGGTCACGCCATCAACGGCCCGGCTAGTTCGGGACTGTCGAAGGTGTGAACAGCACGACGGGTCGAGAGTGACAGCGGCAGTGCAAGGGGTCGTGGGCGTCCAGAGACTCAGCATGGACATCCGGGCGCCCGCACAGGAACTACAGTCGACCCGTCAAAAGCAGGACGACAACGATCAGTAGGATGATGCCACCGGCGCTGGATCCGTAGTACATAAAGTGTCCTCCTTGATAACGAGGATAGCCGATCCCTACCGGCAGCGTCAGAGCGTAAGATTATGCGCGCAGAACTACGCGCGTAGAACGACGCGCGTAGTAGTCCGAGCTTACGGCAGGTGCCCTGACCTTGTACAAATGCAGCAGCCCTGGCGAATGTCGCTCGGGCGGTTTCGACGAGCGGCTCGTAGATTCCGCGCCTCAATCCGGAAGACGAACGCTGCGAAGCCAAAATGACCGTGCTCGAAGAGCTCATGGAGCATCACGTCGAGGAAGAAGAACAAGAGATGTTCAAGGCCGCCGAGAAGCTTGGCGACGACCGACAGCGTGCGCTCGGGGCGTAGATGGAGGCGGGCAACGGACCGCAACGCGGCGGCGACAAAGGTGCAAGTCCGCCGCCCCAACAGAGTGCGCCCTCGCACTCAGGGAGGCAGATATGAAGAAACTAGCCGCAGTAATGCTGTTTGCCGGGGGGCTGGCCGTATCGGTCGCTTCCGCTCGCGCCCAGGGCGACCCGGCGGACAACTCGGGCAAGAACGTTCGCGATCGTCAGGATGCGGCGGTGACCTCCGGGGATCAGTCGAACACCCAAG encodes the following:
- a CDS encoding OmpA family protein, which translates into the protein RAHVHEGATANPYAGYMFNDYLGLQGQIHTTFQVPDNDHRGFAHENRTTTLLGGTIGPRLSLPLGEFVELYGTGQGGVFTGLSGRLNHTAPGFSVGGGIDFNLTPQVALGLFGRWNRAYMSPRPTFLVGQVADEQGPADARWATFGVGLKYAFNGPAVAPVPAPPPAPVAQAPAPPPRPAKKKIVLRSVHFDFDKSAIRPDAVPVLNEAAETLKAEGGIAVIVEGHTDSVGTDAYNQKLSHRRAGAVRQYLVKHGIPANRITTEGFGESRPVASNDTEDGRAQNRRVELRVE
- a CDS encoding BON domain-containing protein, which gives rise to MRLFNRFATFSVAVLLVSLLGCAATAKHEGTGEYVDDSVITTKVKAVVFNEPSLKSSEINVETFKGTVQLSGFVSSQADINKAVEVARSVKGVKSVKNDMRVKGQQ
- a CDS encoding MMPL family transporter, with the translated sequence MQMGGLSRIFAFIIARRWYVLACYALLLLPSAYFAAQVRQDNSLDRLITASDPDYIATRDFEKVFGAGEFALLLVEADDPLSPAVIERIDGIERALRTVPHVTANSALSVFRRAKAGFEPRAAQVEAFRQFATGTDIFRKQGLVGDHSLAIGLMLDVHGSEEREHTLAAIDRAIDQSTPSPASLQTLHKLGQPYVNVYLDDTLRSAWRYLVLFGGFVVVFNLVLYRSLRTLAAFLITLGVCLAAAVGYIGATGGTLTIVSPMVPMTILVTATATLVYIHSRFVERPAGWSVDAHQVFALTNKFVACTASIFATAAGFAALMVSNIRPIHEMGLWVAVGLVFTWVIVFTLFPALQKLLQTPTEQERGMAGAWLIGFATWLPRFTYRWRWLLVVTSLVLTALGAVALFGAPGLVGRVPVLTDPVEYMDHASPLYQDIRRLQPIIPGLSITQVWLKGPLGSVSEPAVLTGLHSFQQGLESDPDVGAAIDLTTILRMFRYIAGAGDRWPDDPEVVGQLAGDLEGLMATEPMLQSFVQPHALAQTQVTVITRTAEYEGFERLDASIRRHWQDAVTAHPALREFELKTVGLNPLHAKMAQNLVPTLVESFALTVGVIFAAFLLVFRNGTARLMAMIPSIFAILVMFLVMRLLGMRLNIATILIASTVLGTSENDQIHFFYHFLEKRQDGTVEESLRHTLRIAGRAIVFATLINAGGFLAFGLSDLPPIRQFGILAALAFVLSMLADFTALPAALWILFRARPDADRQAP
- a CDS encoding PhnD/SsuA/transferrin family substrate-binding protein — its product is MVRTAVGPFVLVAAAFLLLLESPTVSAQADTAGVWILVVKEHGVGSPTMVQPYLDRFVAIAAEQNGWADAKGQYYNNRSAAEAFIQAHQPHYGIFSLPAFLALRAKYKLEVIGQVAVSLAGGRQYYLISKGAADLAGCKGKTVVSDHMDDTRFIERVVAGGRFTLADFTVVQTQRPLQTIKKVINGEAACALVDDAQLAELPHLEGAAGLRTVWQSAELPPMVVTAFPTALAAERQRFQEHLANLCDKEGQSACAEVGIVSLKAASATDYAAVVAAYGK
- a CDS encoding CsbD family protein: MASGKSDKLKGRVKEAAGALSGNAKLKRKGLADQAVGNIKQMVEDVIEMVGNFCDWVKGLFA
- a CDS encoding phage holin family protein yields the protein MALAEAHPTQGDIAGWHSPAGEPSVSSSLEHLVAGSQGVITKRIDLALLEGQDLLSHTLQRAALVAFGMVLAAGAWFAVAACLVLLVTPNANPVLRLAVFGLLNAGGAFGLVALAMRGRPQTPARANGNVSSTTEGP
- a CDS encoding YtxH domain-containing protein, which encodes MKIEDILRALPSKEDIASAVGLEARSSPTGDMLTAFAIFGTGMILGAGLALLFAPKAGQEIRHDIAEKVGEIGEHLRAQAPQPAAPAKPPSA
- a CDS encoding DUF3309 family protein: MSLLVLIVLLLLVFGGLPNWGYHNYGYGPSGIGGIILIIVIILLLTGRLNF
- a CDS encoding hemerythrin domain-containing protein encodes the protein MNAISMLKSNHRKVEKLFREFETAGDRAFRERQEIARKVCTEIEIHSQLEEQLFYPAVQMTGDAKGQDLVRAAVKEHHVVQTIIDKLNVMSSEAENYGATFKMLAEHVEHHIREEERDMLPGARDQLGEERLEYLGGQMARRRRELTPAHPYLLRDTLRQAKSFVTMAYDALTGAESAKPPARRSAKSAPKRRIPSPKQVVHAKTKRRSQSGQTPHAPKPARFGNGPATGRSAQTVRRAVAKAKVVVKKGAAKASPRGANVGTIVV
- a CDS encoding FAD-dependent oxidoreductase, which codes for MKTDSGRSVSVWMATAEVPAQLPLTINARADVCIIGAGIAGMTTAYVLTREGKSVIVLDDGPIAGGETCRTTVTPSTARLVRDCRRCEQHDGSRVTAAVQGVVGVQRLSMDIRAPAQELQSTRQKQDDNDQ